One region of Clostridia bacterium genomic DNA includes:
- a CDS encoding anaerobic ribonucleoside-triphosphate reductase activating protein, translated as MKINGLQKMTLLDFPGKVACIVFTGGCNMRCPFCHNADLALNHGTDEFTEEEILEYLGKRKGLLDGVCITGGEPLLQPDIKEFIKKVRALGYAVKLDTNGAFPERLKALAGEGLIDYVAMDIKNCKEKYSLTAGVDMDLSKIEESVQFLLSGAVDYEFRTTVVAEFHEKEDILKISEWIKGAKRYFLQNFVDSGNLIGKISMHAVTPETLESMRSEASSNIAEIVCRGI; from the coding sequence ATGAAGATAAACGGATTGCAGAAGATGACGTTGCTGGATTTCCCGGGGAAGGTGGCGTGCATTGTGTTTACGGGCGGTTGCAACATGCGGTGTCCTTTTTGTCACAATGCCGATTTGGCGCTCAATCACGGGACGGACGAATTTACCGAGGAAGAGATTTTGGAATACTTAGGAAAACGCAAGGGGTTACTGGACGGGGTGTGTATCACGGGCGGTGAGCCGCTTCTGCAGCCTGACATTAAAGAATTTATTAAGAAGGTACGGGCGTTGGGGTATGCGGTAAAGCTTGACACCAACGGTGCGTTCCCCGAGCGTTTAAAGGCGTTGGCTGGCGAGGGTCTGATTGACTATGTTGCCATGGACATTAAAAACTGCAAGGAAAAGTACAGTTTAACAGCCGGGGTTGATATGGACCTTTCTAAAATAGAAGAGAGTGTGCAGTTTTTGTTAAGCGGTGCGGTGGACTATGAATTCCGCACAACGGTTGTGGCGGAATTTCACGAAAAAGAAGATATTTTGAAAATTTCCGAGTGGATTAAGGGTGCAAAACGGTATTTTTTACAAAATTTTGTGGATTCGGGAAATTTAATCGGAAAAATTTCTATGCATGCCGTAACCCCCGAAACCCTTGAATCCATGCGGTCTGAGGCATCCTCTAACATAGCAGAAATTGTGTGCCGCGGAATATAA
- the rbsK gene encoding ribokinase: MKNILVVGSINMDLVIHTPRLPKLGETLKGHSFMTACGGKGANQAIAVGKVYGACTMIGAVGEDAFGKTMTDNLENNNVNTAGISKIGENSGIAMITVCGGDNHILLDGGANDRLTPDWIDKHLDLIQQADIVIFQLEIPMETVLYAAKKAKESGAKVLLNPAPAAPLPDELLEQIDILIPNEHEAEIITGIHEPEEAIKVLMQKCNQVIITLGEKGCIYNDGTEIRLAPAEKAKAVDTTAAGDSFIGAFCAALCEGKALKDAIAFGAKVSAITVTRKGAAISIPTKEELSNI; the protein is encoded by the coding sequence ATGAAAAATATACTTGTAGTCGGCAGTATTAATATGGATTTAGTGATTCACACCCCACGCCTTCCAAAGCTTGGCGAAACCTTAAAGGGACATTCCTTTATGACCGCCTGTGGCGGTAAGGGTGCCAACCAGGCAATCGCCGTGGGCAAGGTTTACGGTGCCTGCACCATGATTGGCGCGGTCGGTGAAGACGCTTTCGGCAAAACCATGACCGACAATTTAGAAAACAACAACGTAAACACCGCAGGCATTTCCAAAATCGGTGAAAACTCGGGTATCGCCATGATTACGGTATGCGGCGGCGACAATCACATCCTATTAGACGGCGGTGCCAACGACCGCTTGACGCCCGACTGGATTGACAAGCACCTCGACCTGATTCAGCAAGCCGATATTGTCATTTTCCAACTGGAAATCCCCATGGAAACCGTGCTCTACGCCGCAAAAAAAGCAAAAGAATCGGGCGCAAAGGTACTTTTGAATCCCGCCCCTGCCGCTCCCCTTCCGGACGAGCTTTTAGAGCAGATAGACATCTTGATTCCCAACGAGCACGAAGCCGAAATCATCACCGGCATCCATGAGCCGGAAGAAGCAATTAAAGTGCTCATGCAAAAATGCAATCAGGTCATCATTACCTTAGGCGAAAAGGGATGCATCTATAATGACGGAACCGAAATCAGGCTCGCACCTGCTGAAAAAGCCAAAGCGGTAGACACCACCGCTGCAGGCGACAGCTTTATCGGTGCATTTTGTGCCGCCCTTTGCGAAGGAAAAGCTTTAAAAGATGCCATCGCCTTTGGCGCAAAGGTCTCGGCAATCACCGTTACCCGGAAAGGCGCCGCCATTTCTATTCCTACCAAAGAAGAACTTTCCAATATATAA